The Manihot esculenta cultivar AM560-2 chromosome 11, M.esculenta_v8, whole genome shotgun sequence genome includes a region encoding these proteins:
- the LOC122724994 gene encoding exopolygalacturonase-like — MTNILVFFSYSKTLLILGFIFLLNIEKIHCDIGVGGRRGRVEAADASTTKVFDITTYGAKGDDKTDCTMAFMKAWKDSCKNDGPAKIRVPKGTFMTAPITFQGPCKSTKPIIVEVQGTVKGTNDLSKYTEDTWFLFEKINGVVLTGGGTFDGQGSSVWKNTDCEKKKDCGRLPTSIKFQGVTNAVVSEITSINSKHFHFHITDCTNFKASNLNIVASGESPNTDGMHISDTNGVVVTNSKIGTGDDCISIGQGVTNAAISKIFCGPGHGLSIGSLGKYKNEADVKDVTISDCTLFNTTNGLRIKTWADSPPSAASSITFKDIIMKSVKNPIIIDQKYGSRSSTKPSRVKISNVHYNNIRGTSTSKVAVNFLCSPSVPCEKIELDDVDLTYTGIKKSKSPISASCVNAKTVNGMASFLAYILSRDYAWRWLFGCFDSGIQAVLSFLVLCSMIVDNAGLDGMILKGDAGIGSAVVSWAWFSMEISLLDLVTSCPFGLSM; from the exons ATGACCAACATCTTAGTATTTTTCTCATATAGTAAGACTCTTCTCATCTTAggctttatttttctattaaatatagaaaaaattcaTTGTGATATTGGCGTCGGTGGGCGTCGTGGCCGTGTTGAAGCTGCCGATGCATCTACTACTAAGGTTTTCGATATTACCACCTATGGTGCTAAGGGAGATGATAAGACTGATTGCACAATG GCATTTATGAAAGCTTGGAAGGATTCATGCAAGAATGATGGTCCGGCAAAAATTCGTGTGCCTAAAGGGACTTTTATGACAGCGCCCATCACATTTCAAGGGCCTTGCAAAAGTACCAAGCCTATAATCGTTGAAGTTCAAGGAACTGTAAAAGGAACAAATGATTTGAGTAAATATACGGAGGATACTTGGTTTTTGTTTGAAAAGATTAATGGTGTTGTTCTCACCGGTGGAGGAACCTTTGATGGACAAGGATCTTCTGTTTGGAAGAACACTGActgtgagaaaaaaaaagattgtgGTAGACTTCCTACT TCTATCAAGTTCCAAGGTGTAACCAATGCCGTTGTTTCCGAGATTACTTCCATCAACAGCAAACATTTTCACTTTCATATCACAGACTGTACTAATTTTAAAGCTAGTAATCTCAATATAGTGGCTTCTGGTGAAAGCCCTAATACTGATGGGATGCATATTAGTGATACTAATGGTGTTGTAGTAACTAATAGCAAAATTGGAACCGGTGATGATTGCATTTCCATTGGACAAGGAGTCACCAATGCTGCCATCTCTAAAATCTTTTGTGGTCCAGGCCACGGCCTTAG TATTGGGAGCCTTGGCAAGTATAAAAATGAAGCAGATGTTAAAGATGTTACAATAAGTGATTGTACATTATTCAACACAACAAATGGCCTGAGGATCAAAACTTGGGCTGACTCTCCACCAAGCGCAGCTTCAAGCATTACTTTTAAAGATATTATCATGAAATCAGTTAAGAATCCTATCATCATTGATCAAAAGTATGGTTCTCGCAGCAGTACAAAG CCATCACGTGTGAAAATTTCTAATGTTCATTACAACAATATTAGGGGAACCTCGACCTCAAAAGTTGCAGTCAATTTTTTATGTAGTCCGTCCGTGCCGTGTGAAAAGATTGAATTAGATGATGTTGATTTGACCTATACAGGCATTAAGAAGTCTAAATCACCCATTTCAGCTTCATGTGTAAACGCTAAA ACAGTAAATGGCATGGCATCTTTCCTTGCTTATATTCTCAGTCGGGACTATGCTTGGCGATG GTTGTTTGGATGCTTTGATTCTGGCATACAAGCTGTTCTTTCGTTCCTTGTCCTCTGTTCGATGATCGTTGACAATGCTGGTTTGGACGGGATGATTTTGAAAGGCGATGCTGGGATAGGCAGTGCTGTTGTGAGTTGGGCTTGGTTTTCAATGGAAATTTCTTTATTGGACCTTGTAACTAGTTGCCCATTTGGACTTTCAATGTAA